A DNA window from Gallaecimonas xiamenensis 3-C-1 contains the following coding sequences:
- the flgA gene encoding flagellar basal body P-ring formation chaperone FlgA, with protein MALLQGQALATPGQDLQQALVKDAKQRLATYARQLDWPQYQAKASAWVPDSADHLPPCNQPLRLAPSRLGAEPWGRIPYDVSCSAPAWQLRARVEVKVSLPVWTARQGIRRGQLIEAADLLRRTLPLEGIYGGFVTDQRQLIGQQAKRNLRRGQVLGPGTVAAPLLVQKGENVVIRVDQQGVRASMKGVALSGGARGESVQVRNLSSGKEITAWVVDKGIVETRF; from the coding sequence TTGGCACTGCTACAGGGGCAGGCCCTGGCCACCCCGGGCCAGGATCTGCAACAGGCCCTGGTCAAAGACGCCAAACAGCGCCTGGCCACTTATGCGCGCCAGCTCGACTGGCCCCAATACCAGGCCAAGGCCTCGGCCTGGGTACCGGACAGCGCCGACCATCTGCCCCCCTGCAACCAGCCTTTGCGGCTGGCCCCAAGCCGCCTTGGTGCCGAGCCCTGGGGGCGTATTCCCTATGACGTCAGTTGCAGCGCCCCGGCCTGGCAACTGCGGGCACGGGTGGAGGTCAAGGTCAGCCTGCCGGTGTGGACCGCCCGCCAGGGCATACGCCGGGGCCAGCTGATAGAGGCGGCAGATCTGCTGCGCCGCACCCTGCCCCTGGAGGGCATCTACGGCGGCTTTGTCACCGATCAGCGCCAGCTCATCGGCCAGCAGGCCAAGCGCAACCTGCGCCGGGGCCAGGTGTTGGGGCCGGGTACTGTGGCAGCCCCGCTGTTGGTACAAAAAGGGGAAAATGTGGTGATCCGGGTAGACCAGCAGGGAGTGCGGGCAAGTATGAAGGGGGTAGCCCTTTCAGGAGGGGCCAGGGGGGAGAGTGTCCAGGTGCGCAATCTCTCGTCCGGTAAGGAGATCACCGCCTGGGTAGTGGACAAGGGGATAGTCGAAACCCGCTTTTAA
- the fgIL gene encoding lateral flagellar basal body P-ring FlgIL → MLRTLCWLCGLFTFTVLAQSRPLLDIADVQGLRENQLVGYGLVVGLSGTGDRNQVKFTSQSMTNMLKQFGVQLPANIDPKLKNVAAVSVHANLSSVAGRGQTLDVTVSSIGDAKSLMGGTLLMTPLRGVDGEIYAVAQGNLVVGGLKADGNDGSSVTVNVPTVGIIPNGATIEREVPGSAEPKPQVVLNLKVPNFKTARNVELAINQVFGPQVAAAQNAGRILVRAPMENEQRVIFMSMLQDVQVDMGRQRPRVVFNSRTGTVVMGQDVRVHKAAVTHGSLTVTISEDFNVSQPNGGGFRSNNPGRTVVTPDSKINVDQERPNMFIWPDGTSLDVIVQAVNSLGASPGDIMSILQALDEAGALEGDLVVI, encoded by the coding sequence ATGCTACGCACCCTTTGCTGGCTTTGCGGCCTGTTCACCTTCACCGTCCTGGCCCAGAGCCGGCCGCTGCTGGACATCGCCGACGTCCAGGGCCTAAGGGAAAACCAACTGGTAGGTTACGGCCTGGTGGTGGGCCTGTCCGGCACCGGTGACCGCAACCAGGTGAAGTTCACCAGCCAGTCCATGACCAACATGCTCAAGCAGTTCGGGGTGCAGTTGCCGGCCAACATCGACCCCAAGCTCAAGAACGTGGCGGCGGTGTCGGTGCATGCCAACCTGTCCAGCGTGGCAGGCCGTGGCCAGACCCTGGATGTGACCGTTTCCTCCATCGGTGATGCCAAGAGCCTGATGGGCGGCACCCTGCTGATGACGCCCCTGCGCGGCGTGGACGGCGAGATTTACGCCGTTGCCCAGGGCAACCTGGTGGTGGGGGGCCTCAAAGCCGACGGTAACGACGGCTCTTCGGTGACTGTCAACGTACCCACAGTCGGCATCATCCCCAACGGCGCTACCATAGAGCGGGAAGTGCCCGGCAGCGCCGAGCCCAAGCCCCAGGTAGTGCTGAACCTCAAGGTGCCCAACTTCAAGACCGCCCGTAACGTGGAGCTGGCCATCAACCAGGTGTTCGGTCCCCAGGTGGCGGCGGCCCAGAACGCCGGCCGTATTTTGGTCAGGGCGCCCATGGAGAACGAACAGCGGGTGATCTTCATGTCCATGCTGCAAGACGTGCAGGTGGATATGGGCCGCCAACGCCCCCGGGTGGTGTTTAACAGCCGTACCGGCACCGTGGTGATGGGCCAGGACGTCAGGGTCCACAAGGCCGCCGTTACCCACGGCAGCCTGACGGTCACCATCAGCGAAGATTTCAACGTGTCCCAGCCTAACGGCGGCGGCTTCAGGTCCAACAACCCCGGCCGCACCGTGGTCACCCCCGACTCCAAGATCAACGTGGACCAGGAAAGGCCCAACATGTTCATCTGGCCCGACGGCACTTCACTGGACGTGATAGTGCAGGCGGTCAACAGCCTGGGGGCTTCCCCTGGCGACATCATGTCCATCCTCCAGGCCCTGGATGAAGCCGGCGCCCTGGAAGGTGACCTGGTGGTGATTTAA
- the flgB gene encoding flagellar basal body rod protein FlgB — translation MGISVDKALGIHQYALAMRVERSRVIAGNLANVDTPGYLARDYDFKTALRGLASDIQGMSSQQRLPELSLDSDLRYRVPMQPSEDGNTSELGVEQTQFASNAMDFESSLTFLNMKLAGIKKAIEGQ, via the coding sequence ATGGGCATTAGTGTGGACAAAGCCTTGGGTATACATCAATACGCCTTGGCTATGCGCGTCGAACGCTCCCGGGTTATCGCCGGCAACTTGGCCAACGTGGATACCCCGGGATACCTGGCCAGGGACTACGACTTCAAGACGGCCCTGCGCGGCCTGGCCAGCGACATCCAGGGCATGAGTAGCCAACAGCGCCTGCCCGAACTGAGCCTGGACAGCGATCTGCGCTACCGGGTGCCCATGCAGCCCTCCGAAGACGGTAACACCAGCGAGCTGGGTGTTGAACAGACCCAGTTTGCCTCCAATGCCATGGACTTCGAGAGCAGCCTGACCTTTTTGAACATGAAGCTGGCCGGCATCAAGAAAGCCATAGAGGGACAATAA
- the flgH gene encoding flagellar basal body L-ring protein FlgH yields MRVLALMLMLALAGCQSIHYDLGVPQPGESDWAPTLVEANAQPGEDGSLYAPAQMFTLFQDRRAYRVGDILTIVLDEQTQSSKRADTSLDKQSSMGIGAPVFGNKTFNDLGASVDANRNFAGGASASQQNSLSGFITVTVAGVMANGVLAVRGEKWIKLNQGDEFLRLKGLVRVDDIDQQNRVSSQRVANAQITYAGRGSLAETNQPGWLTRFFQSPLFPF; encoded by the coding sequence ATGCGCGTACTGGCTCTCATGCTCATGCTGGCTTTGGCAGGCTGCCAGAGCATCCATTACGACCTGGGGGTGCCGCAGCCGGGCGAGTCCGACTGGGCGCCGACCCTGGTGGAGGCCAATGCCCAGCCCGGCGAGGATGGCAGCCTGTACGCACCGGCCCAGATGTTTACCCTGTTCCAGGATCGCCGGGCCTACCGGGTCGGCGACATCCTGACCATAGTGCTGGACGAGCAGACCCAGTCTTCCAAGCGGGCCGACACCAGCCTGGACAAGCAGTCCAGCATGGGCATAGGCGCGCCGGTGTTTGGCAACAAGACCTTTAACGATCTGGGGGCCAGCGTCGACGCCAACCGCAACTTTGCCGGTGGCGCCAGCGCCAGCCAGCAGAACTCCCTGAGCGGCTTTATCACCGTGACGGTGGCCGGGGTCATGGCCAACGGCGTCTTGGCGGTGCGCGGCGAGAAGTGGATCAAGCTCAACCAGGGCGACGAATTCCTGCGCCTCAAGGGCCTGGTGCGGGTCGATGATATCGACCAGCAGAACCGGGTCTCTTCCCAGCGGGTGGCCAATGCCCAGATCACCTACGCCGGGCGCGGCTCCCTGGCGGAGACCAACCAGCCTGGCTGGTTGACCCGCTTTTTCCAAAGTCCCCTGTTCCCCTTCTGA
- a CDS encoding flagellar hook assembly protein FlgD, translated as MSVSQVDNGSTNTSTGSGVASNSAGALQTEFLQLMVAQINNQDPLNPIDGTEYVSQLAQMSTVEGIQNMMSLQSQSNTLLDTQQVLQSTQLVGKQVSVPASNLSLDKEEAITGKVRLPESGESVTLKVTDVNGKVVQERDFGQQAAGDIPFELDTLPEGIYKFEVVVKNGDVSQSYTPYLNRQVEKVSIPANGGDIQLQVAGVGSMSLFSVSEFLGEPA; from the coding sequence ATGAGCGTTTCCCAGGTCGATAACGGCAGCACCAACACCAGCACCGGCAGCGGTGTCGCCAGCAACAGCGCCGGCGCCCTGCAGACCGAGTTCCTGCAGCTGATGGTGGCCCAGATCAACAACCAGGACCCCCTCAACCCCATCGACGGCACCGAGTACGTTTCTCAGTTGGCGCAGATGTCCACGGTGGAAGGGATCCAGAACATGATGAGCCTGCAGAGCCAGAGCAACACCCTGCTCGACACTCAGCAGGTACTGCAAAGCACCCAACTGGTGGGCAAGCAGGTCAGCGTGCCGGCAAGCAACCTCAGCCTGGACAAGGAAGAGGCCATTACCGGCAAGGTGCGTCTGCCCGAGTCCGGCGAGTCGGTCACCCTGAAAGTGACAGACGTCAACGGCAAGGTGGTGCAGGAGCGCGACTTCGGTCAACAGGCCGCAGGGGACATCCCCTTCGAGCTCGATACCCTGCCCGAAGGCATTTACAAGTTCGAAGTGGTGGTGAAGAACGGCGACGTCAGCCAGAGCTACACCCCTTACCTCAATCGCCAGGTCGAAAAGGTCAGTATCCCGGCCAATGGCGGTGACATCCAGCTGCAAGTTGCCGGTGTCGGCAGCATGTCCCTGTTCAGCGTCAGTGAATTCCTTGGAGAACCCGCATGA
- a CDS encoding flagellar biosynthesis anti-sigma factor FlgM produces the protein MKIHSSSNVYQLVDRPRGEAFKAQVDDAPRVTSDPAIGNTDLAGVLAGTSDVDVAKVNEVRQALLEGRLTLDPEQLAEDILAMHRS, from the coding sequence ATGAAAATCCATTCAAGTTCCAACGTTTATCAGTTGGTCGACCGCCCTCGTGGCGAGGCTTTCAAAGCCCAGGTCGACGACGCTCCCCGGGTCACCTCCGATCCGGCCATCGGCAATACCGATCTGGCCGGGGTGCTTGCGGGCACCAGCGATGTGGATGTGGCCAAAGTCAACGAAGTTCGCCAGGCCCTGCTGGAGGGTCGCTTGACCCTGGATCCCGAGCAACTGGCCGAGGACATTTTGGCGATGCACCGATCATGA
- the flgC gene encoding flagellar basal body rod protein FlgC, translated as MAFNSIYDIAGSAMRAQTVRLNTVASNLANADSAAGSEAQAYRAIKPVFATLYQSMDVDGGASGAHLASANVRIADLVQSDRTIEKRFEPGNPIADGEGFVYYGNVNVVEEMADMMSASRTFQTAADVITRTNSMQQSLLRLGQA; from the coding sequence ATGGCCTTTAACAGCATTTACGACATCGCCGGCAGCGCCATGCGCGCCCAGACCGTGCGCCTGAACACCGTGGCGTCCAACCTGGCCAACGCCGACAGCGCCGCCGGCTCCGAAGCCCAGGCCTACCGCGCCATCAAGCCGGTGTTCGCCACCCTTTACCAGAGCATGGACGTGGACGGCGGCGCCAGCGGCGCTCACCTGGCCAGCGCCAATGTCCGCATCGCCGATCTGGTGCAGTCCGACCGCACCATAGAGAAGCGCTTCGAGCCGGGCAACCCCATCGCCGACGGCGAAGGCTTCGTTTACTACGGCAACGTCAACGTGGTGGAAGAGATGGCCGACATGATGTCGGCGTCCCGCACCTTCCAGACGGCGGCCGACGTCATCACCCGCACCAACAGTATGCAGCAGTCGTTGCTGCGTCTGGGCCAGGCATAA
- the flgL gene encoding flagellar hook-associated protein FlgL: MRVSSGQLSQYVLSGLSRQGAEYGKLIQQMSSGERITKPSDDPLGTVTLLGLHRDQQNMEQYLKNIGDVTSKLEQTESYLDASFDVLLRVQDLALAAKNGSASDSDRQAYASELKSLRDNLLDFANAKDEEGHYLMAGSQLDQAAIADDGTGNLVYQGDSLVRQVQVARGVTMGANITVNDIYFDAAGGFFQDLDAFITDLDTPGTDMTPSGTVMVDRMETTLASLNRALTDIGGRVSSLRSLDTAQQDVSLANDKIIGEIESLDYVAAADRANQIQLALTATQKTYSQLSQLSLFDYL, translated from the coding sequence ATGCGCGTCAGTAGCGGACAACTCAGTCAATACGTGCTCTCCGGCCTGAGCCGCCAGGGCGCCGAATACGGCAAACTCATCCAGCAGATGAGCTCCGGCGAGCGCATTACCAAGCCGTCGGACGATCCCTTGGGGACCGTGACCCTGCTTGGCCTGCACCGGGACCAGCAGAACATGGAGCAGTACCTCAAGAACATCGGCGACGTCACCAGCAAGCTCGAGCAGACCGAGAGCTACCTCGATGCCAGCTTCGACGTACTGCTGCGGGTCCAGGACTTGGCCCTGGCCGCCAAGAACGGCTCTGCCTCCGACTCCGACCGCCAGGCCTATGCCTCTGAGCTCAAGAGCCTGCGCGACAACCTGTTGGATTTTGCCAACGCCAAGGACGAAGAAGGCCATTACCTGATGGCCGGCAGCCAGCTGGACCAGGCCGCTATCGCCGACGACGGCACCGGCAACCTGGTTTACCAGGGTGACAGCCTGGTGCGTCAGGTGCAGGTAGCCCGGGGTGTGACCATGGGTGCCAACATCACCGTAAACGACATCTACTTCGATGCCGCTGGCGGTTTCTTCCAGGACCTGGACGCCTTTATCACCGACCTGGACACCCCCGGCACCGACATGACCCCATCCGGCACCGTCATGGTCGACCGCATGGAAACCACCCTGGCCAGCCTCAACCGGGCCTTGACCGACATCGGCGGCCGCGTCAGCAGCCTGCGTAGCCTGGACACCGCCCAACAGGACGTGAGCCTGGCCAACGACAAGATCATCGGTGAGATAGAGAGCCTGGATTACGTGGCGGCGGCCGACCGTGCCAACCAGATCCAACTGGCCCTGACCGCCACCCAGAAAACCTACAGCCAGCTCAGCCAGCTGAGCCTCTTTGATTACCTCTAA
- the flgE gene encoding flagellar hook protein FlgE — MSYNIGLSGLRSTNQALNVISQNIANVSTAGFKAARAEYAALYAGGEPGGVEVAQVSQDFSKDGSKEFTGRSLDLAISGQGFFMVKNAQGQTAYTRAGTFNKDASNFIVGAGGEKLQGYGVDANGALLTGVVTDLKISASNLAAKASTRLDFKANLRADAAVPATTPFDPADANSFNYSYTSSVYDSLGTEHTVTQYFVKTGANTWDSNYYVDGAATGVTQAVNFNTDGTLAAPTTPVVLNMTPAGADPIALDVSYTGTTQYAADFSASYDADGYSSGELAGVRVDDDGSVFAVFTNGKDLLQGKVALANFSNPNGLAKGDNTSWTATFSSGNAVIGDPGAGGLGTLTAGAYEGSNVDLTGELVNLMTAQRNYQANAKSISTADKMTQVLFSSW; from the coding sequence ATGAGTTACAACATCGGCCTGAGCGGCCTGCGCTCAACCAACCAGGCTTTGAACGTCATTTCCCAGAACATCGCCAACGTCTCCACCGCCGGCTTTAAGGCCGCCCGTGCCGAGTACGCCGCCCTCTACGCCGGTGGCGAGCCTGGCGGTGTGGAAGTGGCCCAGGTGTCCCAGGATTTCAGCAAGGACGGCAGCAAGGAATTCACCGGCCGCTCCCTGGATCTGGCCATTTCCGGCCAGGGTTTTTTCATGGTCAAAAATGCCCAGGGCCAGACCGCCTACACCCGCGCCGGTACCTTCAACAAGGACGCCAGCAACTTCATCGTCGGTGCCGGCGGTGAGAAGCTGCAAGGCTACGGTGTGGACGCCAACGGCGCCCTGCTGACCGGTGTGGTGACCGATCTTAAGATCTCCGCCTCCAACCTGGCGGCCAAGGCCAGCACCCGCCTGGACTTCAAGGCCAACCTGCGTGCCGATGCCGCCGTGCCGGCCACCACCCCCTTTGACCCGGCCGACGCCAACAGCTTCAACTACTCCTACACCAGCAGCGTCTACGACTCCCTGGGTACCGAGCACACCGTCACCCAGTACTTCGTCAAGACCGGTGCCAACACCTGGGACAGCAACTACTACGTTGACGGCGCCGCCACCGGTGTCACCCAGGCCGTCAACTTCAACACCGACGGCACCCTGGCCGCCCCCACCACTCCTGTGGTGCTGAACATGACTCCGGCCGGTGCCGACCCCATCGCCCTGGACGTGTCCTACACCGGCACCACCCAGTACGCCGCCGACTTTAGCGCCAGCTACGACGCCGACGGCTACAGCTCCGGCGAGCTGGCCGGGGTACGGGTAGACGACGACGGCTCCGTCTTCGCCGTGTTCACCAACGGCAAAGATCTGCTGCAAGGCAAGGTGGCCCTGGCCAACTTCTCCAACCCCAACGGCCTGGCCAAGGGCGACAACACCAGCTGGACCGCCACTTTCTCTTCCGGCAACGCCGTGATCGGCGATCCCGGTGCCGGTGGCCTGGGTACCCTGACTGCCGGTGCCTACGAAGGCTCCAACGTCGACCTGACCGGTGAGCTGGTCAACCTGATGACCGCTCAGCGTAACTACCAGGCCAACGCCAAGAGCATCAGCACCGCCGACAAGATGACCCAGGTGCTGTTCAGCTCCTGGTAA
- a CDS encoding rod-binding protein, whose amino-acid sequence MISLQATESHFYQDTSRLRNLKGKAGLEAAASEFEAMFLQLVLKNMRDATQAMADEDSFLSSRQQQFYQSMADGQLATEMASKAKLGIAEAMTRQLGHHLAGAGEGSVALKNDQGAVASSSISTAALRQPLIRTADGN is encoded by the coding sequence ATGATTTCTCTTCAGGCCACTGAAAGCCATTTTTACCAGGACACCAGCCGCCTTCGTAACCTCAAGGGCAAGGCCGGCCTGGAGGCCGCCGCCAGCGAATTTGAAGCCATGTTCCTGCAACTGGTGCTCAAGAACATGCGTGACGCCACCCAGGCCATGGCCGACGAGGACAGCTTCCTGTCCAGCCGCCAGCAGCAGTTCTACCAGAGCATGGCCGACGGCCAGCTGGCCACCGAGATGGCCTCCAAGGCCAAGCTGGGCATCGCCGAAGCCATGACCCGCCAACTGGGCCACCACCTGGCAGGGGCAGGGGAGGGTAGCGTTGCCCTAAAGAATGACCAAGGCGCTGTCGCTTCTTCCTCTATAAGCACGGCTGCCCTGCGCCAGCCATTGATCCGCACCGCTGACGGTAACTGA
- the flgG gene encoding flagellar basal-body rod protein FlgG: MQAALWVAKTGLAAQDAKMATISNNLANVNTVGFKRDRVAFEDLFYQIERQPGAQQDQQNQLPSGIQVGNGVRIVGTQKVFTEGSFETTGQDMDVAIVGKGFFQIELPSGEIAYTRNGQFSRNSDGLMVNADGLPLVPQIQIPETALSLSIGTDGTVTAQMAGDAQPQELGQITTVNFTNAAGLEAMGGNLYRETAASGQPLEGVPGNEALGSLKQRTLEGSNVSVVEEMVTMIATQRAYEMNAKVVSSTDQMLKFINQSV; the protein is encoded by the coding sequence ATGCAAGCAGCACTTTGGGTTGCCAAAACCGGCCTTGCCGCCCAAGACGCCAAGATGGCGACCATTTCCAACAACCTGGCCAACGTCAACACCGTTGGCTTTAAGCGCGATCGCGTCGCCTTTGAAGATCTGTTCTATCAGATCGAGCGCCAGCCCGGTGCCCAGCAGGACCAGCAAAACCAGCTGCCCAGCGGTATCCAGGTGGGTAACGGCGTGCGTATCGTCGGTACCCAGAAGGTGTTTACCGAAGGTAGCTTCGAGACCACCGGCCAGGATATGGACGTGGCCATCGTCGGCAAGGGCTTTTTCCAGATCGAACTGCCCTCCGGCGAGATTGCCTACACCCGTAACGGCCAGTTCAGCCGCAACAGCGACGGCCTGATGGTCAACGCCGACGGCCTGCCCCTGGTGCCGCAGATCCAGATCCCGGAAACGGCCCTGTCCCTGTCCATCGGCACCGACGGCACCGTCACCGCCCAGATGGCCGGCGACGCCCAGCCCCAGGAGCTTGGCCAGATCACCACCGTCAACTTCACCAACGCCGCCGGCCTTGAAGCCATGGGTGGCAACCTCTACCGGGAGACCGCCGCGTCCGGCCAGCCCCTGGAAGGGGTACCGGGCAACGAAGCCCTGGGCAGCCTCAAGCAGCGCACCCTGGAAGGCTCCAACGTGTCCGTGGTGGAAGAGATGGTCACCATGATCGCCACCCAGCGCGCCTACGAGATGAACGCCAAGGTGGTCTCTTCCACCGACCAGATGCTCAAGTTCATCAACCAGTCTGTGTAA
- the flgF gene encoding flagellar basal-body rod protein FlgF — translation MERYLYTAMGGALHTLTAQRIHANNLANAGTTGFRADMERVAAYQVEGAGFASKILAQEQAPTTDFTPGAMETTGRDLDLAIRGNGFLAVLDQTGNEAYTRAGNLSVDADGRLLADGKEVTGVDGPLQVPEYRSITIGQDGTVSVVPVGGNAVLQVGQLKLVNPAIASLQKGDDGLFRQQDGALAAADPNVVVESGHLEQSNVNAVDEMVNTLSLARTFEVQIRMMKTADELSASGSRLVRGA, via the coding sequence ATGGAACGTTACCTCTACACCGCCATGGGCGGCGCGCTGCACACCCTGACGGCCCAGCGCATCCACGCCAACAACCTGGCCAACGCCGGCACCACCGGCTTTCGGGCCGACATGGAGCGGGTGGCCGCCTATCAGGTCGAGGGGGCAGGTTTTGCCTCCAAGATCCTGGCCCAGGAGCAGGCGCCCACCACCGACTTCACCCCCGGTGCCATGGAAACCACAGGCCGGGACTTGGACCTGGCCATCCGTGGCAACGGCTTTTTGGCGGTGCTGGACCAGACCGGCAACGAGGCTTACACCCGTGCCGGCAACCTGAGTGTCGATGCCGACGGCCGCCTGCTGGCCGACGGTAAGGAAGTTACCGGCGTGGACGGCCCCTTGCAGGTGCCGGAGTACCGTTCCATCACCATCGGCCAGGACGGCACAGTGTCCGTGGTGCCGGTGGGGGGCAATGCCGTACTGCAGGTGGGCCAGCTCAAACTGGTCAACCCGGCCATCGCCAGCCTGCAAAAAGGTGACGACGGCCTCTTCCGCCAGCAGGACGGCGCCCTGGCCGCCGCCGACCCCAACGTCGTTGTGGAGTCCGGCCACCTGGAGCAGTCCAACGTCAACGCCGTGGATGAGATGGTCAACACCCTGTCCCTGGCCCGCACCTTCGAGGTGCAGATCCGCATGATGAAGACCGCCGATGAATTGTCCGCTTCCGGCAGCCGCCTGGTGCGCGGTGCCTGA
- the flgK gene encoding flagellar hook-associated protein FlgK, translated as MSLLNNGLSGLQASQYAMNVVSQNIANLNTQGYSRQDALMVARNGGGFGTLNAGDGVEVTQLRRINDSYLTASLWRANTKSGYDSQYSTMISQMEAVFGSDELSISNGLDSFFSALSAASSAPQSIAPRQQVLATAEALANRFKQLSGNMDVQEKQLDEQADATLVDINTQAQSIATLNQTIIEVKAKGGNTSALEDQRDELVLALSKQVTVKTTQQDDGSLTITLSGGQPLVMGSRSATLSRAGDDITLKFVNETFSLNNIGGSLGANRDYKLGELASLRSDLNAQAQSLADQFNTQLAAGFDLNGNPGTPLFSYDPTNPAGSLALDPAITPEALAFTGDDGTGNPVGGIGDNSNLLVMVEMKTGLYDDYSKLLGDLAVRSGQAQSLATASESLQLDALNKRNSVSGVNQDEEAAKLMQYIQSYQANAKVISAADEIFSTLMGMF; from the coding sequence ATGAGTTTGCTAAATAACGGTTTGTCCGGCCTGCAGGCGTCCCAGTACGCCATGAACGTGGTCAGCCAGAACATCGCCAACCTCAATACCCAGGGCTACAGCCGCCAGGACGCCCTGATGGTGGCCCGCAACGGCGGGGGCTTTGGCACCCTCAATGCCGGCGACGGTGTGGAAGTGACCCAGCTGCGCCGCATCAACGACAGTTACCTGACTGCTTCTTTGTGGCGCGCCAATACCAAGAGCGGTTACGACAGCCAATACAGCACCATGATCAGCCAGATGGAAGCGGTGTTCGGCAGTGACGAGCTGAGTATCAGCAACGGCCTGGACAGCTTCTTCTCGGCCCTTTCCGCCGCCTCTTCCGCGCCCCAGTCCATCGCGCCCCGCCAGCAGGTGCTGGCCACCGCCGAGGCCTTGGCCAACCGCTTCAAGCAGTTGTCCGGCAATATGGACGTACAGGAAAAACAGCTGGACGAGCAGGCCGATGCCACCCTGGTGGACATCAATACCCAGGCCCAGAGCATCGCCACCCTCAACCAGACCATCATTGAGGTCAAGGCCAAGGGCGGCAACACCTCGGCCCTGGAAGACCAGCGCGACGAACTGGTGCTGGCCCTGTCCAAGCAGGTGACGGTCAAGACCACCCAGCAGGACGACGGCTCCCTGACCATCACCCTGTCCGGCGGCCAGCCGCTGGTGATGGGCAGCCGCAGCGCCACCCTGAGCCGCGCCGGTGACGATATCACCCTCAAGTTCGTCAACGAGACCTTCAGCCTGAACAACATCGGTGGCTCCCTTGGTGCCAACCGCGACTACAAACTGGGCGAACTGGCCAGCCTGCGCAGTGACCTCAACGCCCAGGCCCAAAGCCTGGCCGACCAGTTCAACACCCAGTTGGCCGCCGGCTTTGACCTCAACGGTAATCCCGGCACGCCCCTGTTCAGCTACGACCCGACCAACCCGGCGGGCTCCCTGGCCCTTGACCCGGCCATTACCCCCGAAGCCCTGGCCTTTACCGGCGACGACGGCACCGGCAACCCGGTGGGCGGCATCGGCGACAACAGCAACCTGCTGGTGATGGTCGAGATGAAAACCGGCCTGTACGACGACTACAGCAAGCTGCTTGGCGATCTGGCGGTCCGTTCCGGCCAGGCCCAATCCCTGGCCACCGCCAGCGAAAGCCTGCAACTGGACGCCCTGAACAAGCGCAACTCGGTCAGCGGCGTCAACCAGGACGAGGAAGCGGCCAAGCTGATGCAGTACATCCAGTCCTACCAGGCCAATGCCAAGGTGATCAGCGCCGCCGATGAGATCTTTTCCACGCTTATGGGGATGTTCTGA
- the lafA gene encoding lateral flagellin LafA has product MSLSIHTNFASLVSQNSLNKSNNMLSTALERLGTGLRVNSAADDAAGLQIANRLTSQTRGMAVAQRNSQDAISMLQTADSALDEASTIVFRMKDLATQAANGTNGTSDRAALDSEYQELTSELTRIMTETTYGSGQNLFTGKLAAPVTFQIGSSATETLAFDASTEIAAIDPTALADITVQANATTEMGALDTLQESIGAARAKFGANINRLDHTINNLASISQNTEAAKGRIMDADFASETSNMTKQQLLMQTGVSALTSANSVTSLVGSLLR; this is encoded by the coding sequence ATGTCTCTGTCTATCCATACTAACTTTGCGTCCCTGGTTTCCCAGAACTCGCTGAACAAAAGCAACAACATGCTGTCCACCGCTCTGGAGCGCCTGGGCACCGGCCTGCGCGTAAACAGCGCTGCTGACGACGCTGCCGGTCTGCAGATCGCCAACCGTCTGACTTCTCAAACCCGTGGTATGGCTGTTGCCCAGCGTAACTCCCAAGACGCCATCAGCATGCTGCAAACCGCTGACAGCGCCCTGGACGAAGCCTCCACCATCGTTTTCCGTATGAAAGACCTGGCCACCCAGGCTGCTAACGGTACCAACGGTACTTCCGACCGCGCCGCTCTGGACTCCGAGTACCAAGAGCTGACTTCCGAACTGACTCGTATCATGACCGAAACCACTTACGGTTCCGGCCAGAACCTGTTCACCGGCAAGCTGGCTGCTCCCGTGACTTTCCAAATCGGTTCTTCTGCCACTGAAACCCTGGCTTTTGACGCTTCTACCGAAATCGCCGCCATCGATCCTACCGCTCTGGCCGATATCACTGTACAAGCCAACGCCACCACCGAAATGGGCGCTCTTGACACCCTGCAAGAGTCCATCGGTGCTGCCCGTGCCAAGTTCGGTGCCAACATCAACCGTCTGGACCACACCATCAACAACCTGGCTTCCATCAGCCAGAACACCGAAGCTGCCAAAGGCCGCATCATGGATGCCGACTTCGCTTCTGAAACTTCCAACATGACCAAGCAACAGCTGCTGATGCAAACCGGCGTAAGCGCTCTGACCAGCGCCAACTCCGTCACCAGCCTGGTTGGTTCTCTGCTGCGCTAA